In a genomic window of Flavobacterium sp. KACC 22761:
- a CDS encoding ammonium transporter: MRKIILSVILITILLLSIFSISFVTESKTLGAHVVELKLDTGDTAWMVVATAFVLLMTPGLGFFYGGMVGKKNVISTMLQSFMAMVIVTVLWVVIGFGLCFGPTIGGFIGDPSSNIFFQGVSANTAWELAPTIPMILFALFQAKFAIITPALITGAFAERVRFWAYLLFMVLFILFIYAPLCHMTWHPDGIFFKWGVLDFAGGTVVHMSAGWAALAGAIFLGKRKVQKVNPARITYVLLGTGLLWFGWFGFNAGSAAGAGSLASQALGTTTIAAASAAMAWVFLDKILGHKLSAMGACIGAVVGLVAITPAAGFVSIPHALAIGIIAAVISNIVVSKFPKGKIDDALDVFACHGVGGMVGMLLTGVFASKSVNSIVGDHEGLIFGDATLFLTQLKALVLVSIFAFVSSYVLFFIVNKITPLRVTEEKEELGLDISQHGEYL, translated from the coding sequence ATGCGAAAAATTATTTTAAGTGTGATCCTCATCACGATTTTGTTACTATCTATTTTTTCTATCTCATTTGTTACTGAATCAAAAACATTAGGCGCTCATGTTGTTGAATTAAAATTAGACACGGGTGATACAGCATGGATGGTTGTTGCTACGGCATTTGTATTATTAATGACTCCTGGATTAGGATTTTTCTACGGAGGTATGGTAGGCAAGAAAAACGTAATCAGCACAATGCTTCAAAGTTTCATGGCAATGGTAATTGTTACAGTTCTTTGGGTAGTAATTGGTTTCGGATTATGTTTTGGTCCAACTATAGGCGGTTTCATTGGAGATCCTTCTTCAAATATATTTTTCCAGGGAGTAAGCGCAAACACAGCGTGGGAATTAGCTCCAACAATCCCGATGATTCTTTTTGCTTTATTTCAAGCAAAATTCGCAATCATTACTCCAGCATTAATTACAGGAGCTTTTGCAGAGCGTGTACGTTTCTGGGCTTACTTGCTATTCATGGTTTTATTTATCTTATTCATATATGCTCCATTATGCCACATGACTTGGCATCCTGACGGAATATTCTTCAAATGGGGAGTTCTTGACTTTGCTGGTGGTACAGTAGTACACATGAGTGCTGGATGGGCTGCTTTGGCTGGTGCAATTTTCTTAGGAAAACGTAAAGTTCAAAAAGTAAACCCTGCTAGAATTACTTATGTATTATTAGGTACAGGTTTATTATGGTTCGGATGGTTTGGTTTCAACGCAGGTTCTGCTGCTGGAGCTGGTAGTCTTGCTTCTCAAGCTTTAGGAACTACAACAATCGCGGCTGCTTCTGCTGCTATGGCTTGGGTTTTCCTTGACAAAATTTTAGGACACAAATTATCTGCGATGGGAGCTTGTATTGGAGCAGTTGTAGGTTTGGTTGCCATCACTCCTGCTGCTGGTTTTGTAAGCATTCCTCACGCTTTAGCAATTGGTATCATCGCTGCGGTAATCAGTAATATTGTAGTGAGCAAATTCCCTAAAGGAAAAATTGACGATGCTCTTGACGTTTTCGCTTGCCACGGTGTTGGTGGAATGGTTGGAATGTTATTGACTGGAGTTTTTGCTTCTAAAAGTGTAAACTCAATTGTTGGTGACCACGAAGGATTAATTTTTGGAGATGCAACATTGTTCTTAACGCAATTGAAAGCTTTAGTACTTGTATCAAT
- a CDS encoding amidohydrolase family protein, with translation MINKNIYKLLLLFCASVQLNAQQIPAPKQSKSVLILNATAHLGNGKVIQNSAIGFKDGKLTLVADATTIRLAADAYDTTIDATGKHVYPGFIASNATLGLVEIDAVKASDDEEEIGTFNPNVRSIVAYNSESKVVETVRPNGILIAQVTPRGGTISGTSSIVQLDAWSWKDAILKENDGIHLNFPSSFKRSGSWFEPGVIEPNKDYAKQSEEINAFLINAKAYNQTTPKERNIVLEATKGLFDGTQTLYIHADEEKQIVDAIQLAADNQIKKIVIIGGFEAYKATAQLLKYNVGVLLRRVHDMPTSADQDVNLPYKMAKMLTDKGIVVGLENSGDHERMSVRNLPFLAGTCAAFGLDKEIAVQLITLNTAKLLGIDATCGTLETGKDATLFISEGDALDMRTNKLTTAFIQGRNINLDTFQNKLNRKFKEKFGQK, from the coding sequence ATGATAAATAAAAACATATATAAATTGCTGTTATTATTTTGTGCTTCTGTACAACTAAATGCACAGCAAATTCCAGCACCAAAGCAATCAAAATCGGTTTTGATTTTAAATGCTACTGCGCACTTGGGGAACGGAAAAGTGATTCAAAATAGCGCAATCGGATTTAAAGATGGAAAACTGACTTTAGTAGCCGATGCAACCACTATCAGACTTGCCGCTGATGCATATGACACCACAATCGACGCAACCGGAAAACACGTTTATCCAGGTTTTATTGCGTCAAACGCGACTTTAGGTTTAGTAGAAATTGATGCTGTAAAAGCATCTGATGATGAGGAAGAAATTGGAACTTTTAATCCGAATGTGAGAAGTATTGTTGCGTATAATTCAGAATCAAAAGTAGTCGAAACCGTTCGTCCTAACGGAATTTTAATTGCTCAGGTTACGCCACGCGGTGGAACAATTTCTGGAACTTCATCAATCGTGCAATTAGATGCTTGGAGCTGGAAAGATGCTATTTTAAAAGAAAATGACGGAATTCATTTAAACTTTCCATCAAGTTTCAAAAGATCAGGATCTTGGTTTGAGCCTGGAGTTATTGAGCCAAACAAAGATTATGCAAAACAGTCTGAAGAAATAAATGCATTCTTGATTAATGCAAAAGCGTATAATCAAACAACTCCAAAAGAAAGAAATATTGTTCTAGAAGCTACAAAAGGATTGTTTGACGGAACTCAGACACTTTATATTCATGCTGATGAAGAAAAGCAAATTGTAGATGCCATTCAATTAGCTGCAGATAATCAAATAAAAAAAATTGTGATTATTGGCGGATTTGAAGCTTATAAAGCAACTGCTCAACTATTAAAATATAATGTTGGAGTTCTTTTAAGACGTGTACACGATATGCCTACAAGCGCTGATCAAGATGTCAACTTGCCTTATAAAATGGCAAAAATGCTTACTGATAAAGGAATTGTTGTAGGATTAGAAAACAGTGGTGATCACGAACGTATGAGTGTTAGAAACTTGCCTTTTTTAGCAGGAACTTGCGCCGCTTTTGGTTTAGACAAAGAAATCGCTGTACAGTTAATCACTTTAAATACGGCAAAATTATTAGGTATTGACGCAACTTGCGGTACTTTAGAAACGGGTAAAGATGCAACTTTATTCATCTCTGAAGGTGATGCATTAGATATGCGTACAAACAAGTTGACAACGGCTTTCATTCAAGGAAGAAATATCAATTTAGATACTTTCCAAAATAAATTGAACAGAAAATTCAAAGAAAAATTCGGTCAGAAATAA
- a CDS encoding amidohydrolase family protein, with translation MKKALLLLFLSVFLTKTYAQDYFPVNESVHNKSKNYTVFTNATIYVTPTQKIEKGTLLIQDGKVVSVGTSIAIPKNSITIDLAGKTIYPSFIDVYTNFGIEKPKSNLPPGRNRNQIYDTKRTGYYWNESVRPEVNGYETFKYDQPKAEEFLKAGFGVVGTHTLDGIAQGTGALVALNNEDNSKQIISNKLTNHFAFTKSALTNQAYPSSLMGMMALLRQMYLDLDWYKKGNSETKDLSLEALASNEKLVQIFATEDKLNSLRASKIAKEFGLNYVLKGSGNEFERIEEIKATNAKFIIPISFPDAYDVSNPYLSNQIELADMRFWNQAPTNLKVLSENGVVFALTTDKLKKIEDFKPNLLKAIKYGFDKTKALEALTTIPAAILGKSDEVGSLKAGSFANFIITSGEIFDEKTVLYENWVQGSKYIVNDINAKDIRGNYDLTVGKDTYKWKIDGTADAQKSEITTADAKKVKSTFSIAKNWVSLVIKPADTIKSNFARLTGFVEKTDALSGKAVLANGDELVWNAVKTSPFVAVKDTIKPEKPNHVMPVTYPNVAFGDTKKQTAQTLLFKNATVWTNEKEGILTETDVLIKNGKIAAVGKNLSDASATVIDAKGKHITSGIIDEHSHIAISKGVNESGHNSTAEVTIQDVVNSEDINIYRDLAGGVTISQLLHGSANPIGGRSAIVKWKWGSAAEDMLYKNQPKFIKFALGENVKQANWGIDNPTRFPQTRMGVEQVFTDYFQLAKEYDENWKKFNAGNKKGKAPRVDLELQTLAEILNKERFITCHSYVESEILMLMNVAEKFNFRVNTFTHILEGYKVADKMKEHGVGASTFSDWWAYKFEVNDAIPYNGPIMHNEGLVVAYNSDDAEMSRRLNQEAAKAVKYGNVSEEDAWKFVTLNPAKLLHIDDKVGSLKVGKDADVVLWSENPLSIYAKAEKTIIEGVVYFDIEKDAQKQLAITKERNELIGQMLQEKNKGNSTQAPTRKEKREYHCDTLEQL, from the coding sequence ATGAAAAAAGCCCTACTACTACTCTTTTTGAGCGTTTTTTTAACAAAAACGTATGCTCAAGACTATTTCCCTGTTAATGAAAGTGTGCACAACAAAAGTAAAAATTACACGGTTTTTACAAACGCCACTATTTATGTTACACCAACTCAAAAAATTGAAAAGGGAACATTGCTGATCCAAGACGGAAAAGTAGTTTCTGTTGGAACTTCAATTGCAATTCCTAAAAACAGTATCACAATTGATCTGGCAGGAAAAACAATTTACCCATCATTTATTGATGTATATACTAATTTTGGAATCGAAAAACCAAAATCAAACTTACCTCCGGGACGCAACCGCAACCAGATTTATGATACAAAAAGAACTGGTTATTACTGGAACGAAAGCGTTAGACCTGAAGTAAACGGTTATGAAACTTTCAAGTATGACCAACCAAAAGCGGAAGAATTTTTGAAAGCCGGTTTTGGAGTTGTTGGAACTCACACCCTTGACGGAATCGCGCAAGGAACTGGAGCTTTAGTTGCTCTTAATAATGAAGACAACAGCAAACAAATCATTTCTAACAAACTAACAAATCACTTCGCTTTTACAAAAAGTGCTTTGACAAATCAAGCATATCCAAGCTCTTTGATGGGTATGATGGCTTTATTACGCCAAATGTATTTGGATTTAGATTGGTACAAAAAAGGAAATTCTGAAACCAAAGATTTGTCTTTAGAAGCTTTGGCTAGCAATGAAAAACTGGTTCAGATTTTTGCAACAGAAGACAAATTAAACAGTTTAAGAGCTTCAAAAATTGCAAAAGAATTTGGCCTAAACTACGTTTTGAAAGGAAGCGGAAACGAATTTGAACGAATCGAAGAAATCAAAGCAACGAACGCAAAATTCATTATTCCAATCAGTTTCCCAGATGCTTATGATGTTTCGAATCCATATTTGTCAAACCAAATTGAATTGGCTGATATGCGTTTCTGGAATCAGGCGCCAACAAACTTAAAAGTGCTTTCAGAAAACGGAGTTGTTTTTGCTTTGACAACAGACAAATTGAAAAAAATTGAAGATTTTAAACCTAATTTATTAAAAGCAATAAAATATGGTTTTGATAAAACAAAAGCTTTAGAAGCGTTAACCACAATTCCTGCGGCGATCCTAGGAAAAAGTGACGAAGTTGGAAGTTTGAAAGCAGGAAGTTTTGCCAATTTCATCATTACTTCGGGTGAAATTTTTGACGAAAAAACAGTTTTGTATGAAAACTGGGTTCAAGGAAGCAAATATATCGTGAATGATATCAACGCAAAAGACATTCGCGGCAATTATGACTTGACTGTTGGAAAAGATACTTATAAATGGAAAATCGACGGAACGGCTGATGCCCAAAAATCAGAAATCACAACTGCTGATGCTAAAAAAGTAAAAAGCACTTTTTCTATTGCAAAAAACTGGGTTTCACTTGTGATCAAACCTGCAGATACTATTAAATCAAACTTTGCTCGTTTAACTGGATTTGTTGAAAAAACAGATGCACTTTCTGGAAAAGCGGTTTTGGCAAACGGAGATGAATTGGTTTGGAACGCAGTAAAAACAAGTCCGTTTGTGGCGGTTAAAGATACTATTAAGCCAGAAAAACCAAATCATGTAATGCCAGTAACGTATCCAAACGTTGCTTTTGGTGATACTAAAAAACAAACGGCTCAAACTTTATTATTCAAAAATGCTACAGTTTGGACGAATGAAAAAGAAGGGATTTTGACTGAAACAGATGTTTTGATCAAAAACGGAAAAATCGCTGCGGTAGGCAAAAACCTTTCTGATGCATCTGCAACTGTAATTGATGCAAAAGGAAAACATATCACAAGCGGTATTATTGACGAGCACTCGCATATTGCGATTTCTAAAGGTGTAAACGAAAGCGGACACAACTCGACTGCCGAAGTTACCATTCAGGATGTTGTAAACTCTGAAGACATTAATATTTATAGAGATTTAGCTGGTGGTGTTACAATTTCACAATTATTGCACGGATCTGCAAATCCAATTGGCGGAAGATCTGCAATTGTAAAATGGAAATGGGGTTCTGCAGCAGAAGATATGTTGTATAAAAACCAACCTAAATTCATCAAATTTGCTTTGGGTGAAAACGTAAAACAAGCGAACTGGGGAATTGATAATCCAACGCGTTTCCCTCAAACAAGAATGGGAGTTGAACAAGTTTTCACAGATTATTTCCAATTGGCTAAAGAATACGACGAAAACTGGAAAAAATTCAATGCTGGAAATAAAAAAGGAAAAGCGCCAAGAGTGGACTTAGAATTACAAACTCTTGCTGAAATTTTAAACAAAGAGCGTTTCATTACTTGTCACTCTTATGTAGAATCAGAAATTTTGATGCTGATGAATGTTGCTGAAAAATTCAATTTCAGAGTAAATACTTTCACTCACATTTTAGAAGGTTACAAAGTGGCTGACAAAATGAAAGAACACGGAGTTGGAGCTTCTACTTTCTCTGACTGGTGGGCTTATAAATTTGAGGTTAATGATGCAATTCCGTACAACGGACCAATTATGCATAATGAAGGTTTAGTCGTTGCTTACAACTCTGATGATGCTGAAATGTCAAGAAGATTAAATCAAGAAGCGGCAAAAGCTGTAAAATACGGAAATGTATCTGAAGAAGATGCTTGGAAATTTGTGACTTTAAACCCTGCAAAATTATTACATATTGATGATAAAGTAGGAAGTTTGAAAGTGGGCAAAGATGCCGATGTTGTTTTATGGAGCGAAAATCCATTGTCTATTTATGCTAAAGCAGAAAAAACAATTATTGAAGGTGTAGTTTATTTTGATATCGAAAAAGATGCTCAAAAACAATTAGCCATCACTAAAGAAAGAAACGAATTGATTGGACAAATGCTGCAAGAAAAAAACAAAGGAAACAGCACGCAGGCGCCAACAAGAAAAGAGAAAAGAGAATATCACTGTGATACTTTAGAACAGTTATAA
- a CDS encoding Gfo/Idh/MocA family oxidoreductase: MKNSQKIKWGIIGLGNIANQFASDLLLLEDAELTAVASRDLAKANDFAQKFNCSKTYDSYEALFADEEVEIIYIATPHNSHAELSINALENGKHVLCEKPMALSYSDAIRMIEASKKNNKFFMEAFWTRFNPSVKEVLQQVKNGAIGDVKYINADFAFRGSETENQRLFDKNLGGGALFDIGVYPLFLSYILLGMPKEIISKAIKHKNNIDLQTSMILQYESAQSILHASIVSDSDMTATIGGSKGRIELNSPWFVADGYSLFIEEEKEAVISFPVLGKGYSHEIMECHHCIRNGQIESKLWAHENSLDLSKIVEEIKTQIKLRF; the protein is encoded by the coding sequence ATGAAAAATTCACAAAAAATAAAATGGGGAATAATTGGCTTGGGAAATATAGCCAATCAATTTGCTTCGGATTTGCTTTTGCTGGAAGATGCTGAATTGACAGCAGTTGCTTCTAGAGATTTGGCCAAAGCCAATGATTTTGCCCAAAAATTCAATTGCTCAAAAACATATGATTCTTATGAAGCACTTTTTGCCGATGAAGAAGTTGAAATTATTTACATAGCTACACCGCACAATTCTCATGCAGAATTGTCTATTAACGCCTTAGAAAATGGAAAACATGTTTTATGCGAAAAACCGATGGCGCTTTCGTATTCAGATGCAATCCGAATGATTGAAGCTTCAAAAAAGAATAATAAGTTTTTTATGGAAGCATTTTGGACACGATTTAATCCGTCAGTAAAAGAAGTTTTGCAACAAGTAAAAAATGGAGCAATTGGCGATGTGAAATACATCAATGCCGATTTTGCTTTCCGCGGAAGCGAGACAGAAAATCAAAGACTTTTTGACAAGAATCTTGGCGGAGGTGCTTTGTTTGATATTGGCGTTTATCCTTTATTTCTGTCCTATATACTATTAGGTATGCCAAAAGAAATTATTTCAAAAGCGATAAAACATAAAAACAATATTGATTTGCAGACTTCAATGATTTTGCAATATGAATCGGCACAATCGATTTTGCATGCTTCTATAGTTTCAGATTCTGATATGACAGCAACTATTGGCGGAAGCAAAGGAAGAATAGAGCTCAATTCACCTTGGTTTGTTGCCGATGGTTATTCTTTATTTATTGAAGAAGAAAAAGAAGCTGTGATCAGTTTTCCGGTTTTAGGAAAAGGATATTCTCATGAAATTATGGAATGTCATCATTGTATTCGAAATGGCCAAATTGAAAGCAAACTTTGGGCGCATGAGAATAGTTTAGATTTGAGTAAGATTGTAGAGGAGATTAAAACTCAGATTAAATTGCGCTTTTAG
- a CDS encoding YifB family Mg chelatase-like AAA ATPase, producing MLVKVYGSAVFGVEATTITIEVHMDKGIGYHLVGLPDNAIKESSFRIAAALKNNGLNLPGKRITINMAPADLRKEGSAYDLPLAMGILVGSDQIKAPEIEQYIIMGELSLDGSLQPIRGALPIAIKAKEEGYKGFFLPIQNVKEAAIVAGLDVYGVSNLQEIIDFFKGKGTLQPTVIDTRTEFYKTLDFPEFDFSDVRGQESIKRCMEIAAAGGHNIILIGPPGAGKTMLAKRVPSILPPMTLREALETTKIHSVAGKLKEVGLMNQRPFRSPHHTISNVALVGGGSYPQPGEISMAHNGVLFLDELPEFKRDVLEVMRQPLEDREVTISRAKFTVTYPSSFMLVASMNPSPSGFFNDPSMPNTSSPHEMQRYMSKISGPLLDRIDIHIEVTPVPFEKLADDRKAESSVEIRKRVTAAREIQTKRFQEIENIHYNAQMSSKLIREFCVLDVQSKELLKTAMERLNLSARAYDRILKVARTIADLDNSENIVSHHIAEAIQYRSLDREGWLG from the coding sequence ATGCTAGTAAAAGTTTACGGAAGTGCCGTTTTTGGAGTAGAAGCAACCACAATCACGATTGAAGTCCACATGGATAAAGGGATTGGTTATCATTTAGTTGGGCTTCCAGATAATGCTATAAAAGAAAGCAGTTTTAGAATTGCGGCCGCTTTAAAAAACAACGGATTAAATCTGCCCGGAAAAAGAATAACCATAAATATGGCGCCCGCCGACCTTAGAAAAGAAGGTTCGGCCTACGATTTACCGCTCGCAATGGGAATTTTAGTAGGCTCCGACCAAATAAAAGCTCCCGAAATCGAACAATATATTATTATGGGCGAACTTTCATTAGACGGAAGTTTGCAGCCTATTCGTGGCGCTTTGCCCATTGCCATAAAAGCAAAAGAAGAAGGTTACAAAGGATTTTTTCTGCCAATTCAAAATGTAAAAGAAGCTGCAATTGTAGCCGGACTTGATGTGTATGGCGTTTCGAATTTGCAGGAAATAATAGATTTTTTTAAAGGAAAAGGGACACTTCAGCCCACAGTTATCGACACTCGAACTGAGTTTTATAAAACACTAGATTTCCCTGAATTTGATTTTTCAGACGTTCGCGGACAGGAAAGTATCAAACGTTGTATGGAAATTGCAGCAGCAGGAGGGCATAATATTATTTTAATTGGTCCGCCTGGAGCGGGAAAAACAATGCTGGCAAAACGTGTTCCCAGTATTTTGCCTCCAATGACTTTGCGCGAAGCTTTGGAAACAACTAAAATTCACAGTGTTGCCGGAAAATTAAAAGAAGTCGGATTGATGAATCAGCGACCGTTTCGTTCGCCACACCACACGATTTCGAACGTCGCGCTTGTTGGTGGCGGAAGTTATCCGCAACCGGGTGAAATTTCAATGGCGCATAATGGTGTTTTATTTTTGGATGAATTGCCAGAATTTAAACGCGATGTTTTAGAAGTAATGCGTCAGCCATTGGAAGATCGGGAAGTAACCATTTCTCGTGCTAAATTTACGGTTACCTATCCATCATCGTTTATGCTTGTGGCGAGCATGAATCCGAGTCCGAGTGGATTTTTTAACGATCCAAGTATGCCAAATACCTCTTCGCCACACGAAATGCAACGTTATATGAGCAAAATTTCCGGTCCGCTTTTAGACCGAATTGATATTCATATCGAAGTAACTCCAGTTCCTTTCGAGAAATTAGCCGACGACAGAAAAGCCGAAAGCAGTGTAGAAATCCGAAAACGTGTTACGGCAGCGAGAGAAATTCAGACCAAGCGTTTTCAGGAAATTGAAAACATACATTATAATGCTCAAATGAGCAGTAAATTGATTCGTGAGTTTTGTGTTTTAGATGTACAATCAAAAGAATTACTGAAAACCGCAATGGAACGTTTAAATCTTTCCGCGCGAGCTTACGACAGGATTCTGAAAGTCGCGAGAACAATTGCCGACTTAGATAATTCAGAAAATATAGTTTCACACCATATTGCCGAAGCAATTCAGTATAGAAGCTTAGATCGTGAAGGATGGTTGGGGTAA
- a CDS encoding transglycosylase domain-containing protein, whose amino-acid sequence MLRKIFKIFAFILALVIALYFYLLSDYNPMFKNDDFIYLTKTLKNTKAEDLEEIVSLYNKINEKESHACSCETVLKMVNSYNYGNLLKKAIYISKIKKEFTPDICLKLVLLNYDFCFRNKGIHTATQFYFHKTVQELNEKEKLTIVAMLRNAALFNPIRNPKKLKERILIYQQILKQQEQK is encoded by the coding sequence ATGCTAAGGAAAATCTTCAAAATTTTTGCATTCATTTTAGCTCTTGTGATTGCATTGTATTTTTATCTTTTGAGTGATTATAATCCGATGTTTAAAAATGATGATTTCATTTATCTTACCAAGACATTGAAAAACACAAAAGCTGAAGATCTTGAGGAAATCGTATCTCTTTATAATAAAATCAACGAAAAAGAATCGCATGCTTGTTCTTGCGAAACAGTATTGAAGATGGTAAACTCTTATAACTACGGAAATCTTCTGAAAAAGGCCATCTACATCTCAAAAATCAAAAAAGAGTTCACACCTGATATTTGTTTAAAACTTGTACTCTTAAACTATGACTTTTGTTTCAGAAACAAAGGAATTCACACCGCAACTCAATTTTATTTTCACAAAACGGTTCAGGAACTAAATGAAAAAGAAAAACTGACCATTGTAGCAATGCTTCGTAATGCTGCGTTATTCAATCCGATAAGAAATCCAAAAAAATTAAAAGAGCGAATTTTAATTTACCAGCAAATTCTAAAGCAACAAGAACAAAAATAA
- a CDS encoding SRPBCC domain-containing protein gives MKSNLLMNFTVDKETSTVNVKREFNAPLSDVWSAWTEAEILDQWWAPAPWKARTKSMEFKEGGRRLYAMVGPEGEEHWAIADFTSISPKTNFKYLDAFSDSEGNLNKEFPRSDWNVNFSEQEGSTFVDIAIKHEKLSDLEMIIQMGFKEGFTIAMEGLDKIFEERKK, from the coding sequence ATGAAATCAAATCTTTTAATGAATTTTACAGTAGATAAAGAAACGAGTACGGTAAATGTAAAACGCGAATTCAATGCGCCATTGTCTGATGTTTGGTCGGCGTGGACAGAAGCTGAAATTCTAGACCAGTGGTGGGCGCCAGCTCCTTGGAAAGCCCGAACAAAAAGTATGGAATTTAAGGAAGGCGGACGAAGATTGTACGCCATGGTTGGTCCAGAAGGCGAAGAGCATTGGGCAATTGCTGATTTTACTTCCATTAGCCCGAAGACAAATTTTAAATATCTGGATGCTTTCAGTGACAGTGAAGGGAATTTAAACAAAGAATTTCCACGTTCTGACTGGAATGTCAATTTTTCTGAACAAGAGGGTTCAACCTTTGTTGATATTGCCATCAAACACGAAAAACTTTCTGATTTGGAAATGATTATTCAAATGGGATTCAAAGAAGGATTTACTATTGCGATGGAAGGGTTAGACAAAATTTTTGAAGAAAGAAAAAAATAA
- a CDS encoding SRPBCC domain-containing protein, which yields MKSDLIMNFSVDKENKTVNVKREFNASLSNVWSTWTEPEILDQWWAPAPFKSKTKSMDFKEGGRRLYAMVGPDGQERWSFFDYTSISPKTNFKHTSTFCDAEANPIPNFGSSLWDITFSEEGEVTVVDIAISRDNFAEIEQLIATGFKEGFTSTLKSLEKLLEARK from the coding sequence ATGAAATCTGATCTTATCATGAATTTTTCCGTAGATAAGGAAAATAAAACCGTAAATGTAAAACGCGAATTTAATGCGTCATTGTCAAACGTTTGGTCTACTTGGACAGAACCTGAAATTCTGGATCAATGGTGGGCGCCAGCTCCTTTCAAGTCCAAAACAAAAAGCATGGATTTTAAGGAAGGCGGACGCCGCTTGTATGCAATGGTTGGCCCAGATGGCCAAGAACGTTGGAGTTTTTTTGATTATACTTCGATTTCTCCGAAAACTAATTTCAAACACACTTCGACATTTTGCGATGCTGAGGCTAATCCGATTCCGAATTTTGGAAGCTCGTTATGGGATATTACATTTTCTGAAGAAGGAGAAGTGACAGTAGTTGACATTGCAATTAGCCGTGACAATTTTGCTGAAATTGAACAACTGATCGCAACAGGATTCAAAGAAGGATTTACAAGCACGCTAAAAAGCTTGGAAAAACTTCTTGAAGCGAGAAAATAA
- a CDS encoding metalloregulator ArsR/SmtB family transcription factor: MKRDIFQAIADPTRRAILVLVSTTALTPNAIAEQFKTTRQAVSKHIKVLNECDLLEEKKMGREIYYQLKIDKMKEVDQWMEQFKKIWESRFSQLDQVLMNLKSKENEI, encoded by the coding sequence ATGAAACGAGATATTTTTCAGGCAATCGCTGATCCGACTCGAAGAGCGATTTTAGTTTTGGTTTCTACAACTGCATTAACGCCAAATGCAATTGCCGAGCAATTCAAAACCACAAGACAAGCAGTTTCTAAACACATTAAAGTTTTGAACGAATGTGATTTATTGGAAGAAAAAAAAATGGGCAGAGAAATTTATTATCAGCTTAAAATTGACAAAATGAAAGAAGTAGATCAATGGATGGAACAGTTTAAGAAAATTTGGGAAAGTCGTTTCAGCCAATTGGATCAAGTATTAATGAATTTAAAATCTAAAGAAAATGAAATCTGA
- a CDS encoding DUF5004 domain-containing protein — translation MRKLFLAFAFLIGLSATAQTSKELIGKWQLVKWTKNGKEKDIKKRFKTDQVFQIFKENGDFESVIGDESHKAKWKLSSDNSQLTIVSVILPVVFKINSFDSEKRSISNPEVGTFEYKKISN, via the coding sequence ATGAGAAAATTATTTTTAGCATTTGCATTTTTAATTGGATTGTCTGCCACGGCTCAAACTTCTAAAGAATTGATTGGAAAATGGCAATTGGTAAAATGGACTAAAAACGGAAAAGAAAAAGATATCAAGAAACGTTTTAAAACAGATCAGGTTTTTCAGATTTTTAAAGAAAATGGTGATTTTGAAAGCGTAATTGGCGATGAATCTCATAAAGCAAAATGGAAATTATCAAGTGATAATTCTCAGTTGACTATCGTTTCTGTTATTCTGCCCGTTGTATTTAAAATTAATTCTTTTGACAGCGAAAAACGCAGTATCTCAAATCCTGAAGTAGGCACTTTTGAGTATAAAAAAATAAGCAACTAA